A section of the Procambarus clarkii isolate CNS0578487 chromosome 38, FALCON_Pclarkii_2.0, whole genome shotgun sequence genome encodes:
- the LOC138372353 gene encoding uncharacterized protein gives MYTFYILYKFPGNMLQAIYTEVNELKSDVKILKATLTTKETDKIIEDLIPNPIAAEGDLNVLNRKLAESSFRTKFVLLLTSVRGSDCATTVRRMMKKIGTNGLWSLYSLKGQKKKLAFLEKQELYNVILKSSINAHPQVKVEDVTFQISEVLKHAPNRPGGSRYKVK, from the exons ATGTACactttctatatactgtataaatttccaggtaacatgttgcaggccatatacactgaagtgaatgaactgaaaagtgatgtgaaGATATTGAAAGCAACTTTGACTACAAAAGAAACAGACAAGATCATAGAAGATCTAATACCAAATCCTATTGCTGCAGAAGGTGATCTTAATGTTCTCAATAGGAAGTTAGCGGAAtcgagtttcagaacaaaattt gtgttgcttttaaccagtgtacgtgggtctgattgtgcaactacAGTTCGAAGAATGATGAAGAAGATAGGAACAAACGGCCTTTGGTCATTATACAGCCTAAAAGGACAAAAGAAGAAATTAGCATTTCtagaaaaacaagaactatataatgttattttaa aatcatctatcaacgcacatccgcaAGTTAAGGTGGAAGACGTGACCTTTCAAATTTCTGAAGTACTTAAACATgctccaaacaggcctggtggatctaggtacaaggtaaaataa